Within the Candidatus Reidiella endopervernicosa genome, the region CGGGGGTCTCGCACAAGATTGGAGAGGTTCATGATGGTGCTGCCACCATGGACTGGATGGAGCAGGAGCAGGAGCGAGGTATAACGATAACCTCGGCAGCAACAACCTGCTTCTGGAGTGGAATGGATAAGCAGTTCCCAGAGCATCGAGTCAACATTATCGATACTCCGGGGCACGTGGACTTCACCATTGAAGTAGAGCGCTCATTGCGCGTTCTCGATGGTGCTGTTGCAGTGTTCTGCGCGGTTGGAGGTGTTCAGCCGCAGTCTGAAACGGTTTGGCGTCAGGCTAATAAGTATCACGTTCCGCGGCTGGTGTTTGTGAACAAGATGGATCGCTCTGGCGCAGATTTCTTGCGAGTTGTTGAGCAGATCAAAGAGCGGCTTAAGGCGAACCCGGTGCCGATTGTTCTCAATATCGGTGCTGAAGAGAATTTTAAGGGTGTTGTCGATCTGATTCGTAACCAGGCAATTTACTGGAGCGAAGATGATATGGGTGTCACCTACGAGGCGAAAGAGATGCCCGCCGATCTAAAGGGGCTTGCTGCCGAATGGCGCGAGACGATGGTCGAGGCGGCTGCTGAGGCATCAGAAGAGCTGATGGATCGCTATCTCGACAGCGGCGAACTGAGTGAAGAGGAGATTCGTCAGGGGCTTCGCATTCGTACCTTGAGTAACGAAATAGTCCCTGCGCTTTGCGGTACGGCGTTTAAGAACAAGGGTATCCAGCGGGTGCTGGATGCGGTCGTAGAGCTGATGCCTTCTCCGGCTGATGTTCCGCCCATTACGGGGCTGCTTGACGATGCTGCGCAGAGTCAGGGTAGTCGCAAGAGTAGTGATGATGAGCCGTTCGCGGCGCTGGCGTTTAAGATCGCAACCGACCCCTTTGTGGGGACGTTGAGTTTTTTCCGGGTCTACTCGGGAGTGATCAACTCGGGCGATACGGTCTTTAATCCTGTTAAAGGGAAGAAAGAGCGGATCGGACGTATTGTGCAGATGCATGCCAATAGTCGAGAGGAGATCAAAGAGGTCTTGGCAGGTGATATTGCCGCCGCTGTTGGCCTCAAAGATGTCACTACTGGCGATACGCTATGTGATATCAGTAATGTAATTACGCTTGAGCGTATGGAGTTTCCGGAGCCGGTTATCTCTGTTGCAATTGAGCCTAGAACGAAGCCTGATCAGGAAAAGATGGGGGTTGCGCTGCAGAAGTTAGCGCAAGAAGATCCATCCTTTCGAGTCCATACGGACGAAGAGACTGGGCAGACAATTATCTCGGGAATGGGCGAGCTACATCTTGAGATAATCGTTGATCGCATGAAGCGCGAATTTAGCGTTGATGCGAATGTCGGTACGCCGCAGGTTGCTTATCGTGAAACGATACGCAAGCCGGTAGAGGCGGAAGGCAAGTTTGTTCGTCAGTCGGGTGGTCGTGGACAGTATGGACATGTCTGGCTGAAGCTTGAGCCGCTAGAGCGTGGCGCAGGTTATGAGTTTGTAAATGATATTGTTGGTGGTGTTGTTCCAAAGGAGTTTATCGGCGCGATCGATAAGGGTATCCAGGAGCAGGTGGCTAACGGTGTTATAGCGGGATATCCCGTGGTAGATGTCAAGGTGACGCTATATGACGGCTCCTACCACGATGTGGATTCCAATGAGATGGCGTTTAAGATTGCTGCCTCAATGGGATTCAAGAGCGGTGCTGCATCTGCGGATCCAGCGCTGCTAGAGCCGATTATGCAGGTTGAGGTCGAGACACCCGAAGAGAATATGGGTGACGTGATAGGTGATCTCAACCGCCGGCGCGGAATGGTCCATGGAATGGAGGACAGTCCGGCTGGTAAAAAGGTGAACGCTGAAGTGCCGCTGGCAGAGATGTTCGGATATGCAACCGATCTAAGATCCGCCACGCAGGGCCGAGCAACATATTCGATGGAGTTCTCGAAGTATAACGAGGCTCCAAACAACGTGGCAGATGCCATTATTAAGAAAGTGTCATGAGTTCAACAGAGTTGAAGAGGTAAAGCGCCGTGTCCAAGGAAAAATTTGAACGTACGAAACCGCATGTAAACGTGGGCACCATTGGTCACGTTGACCATGGTAAAACGACACTGACCGCGGCGATTACCAAGGTAATGGCAGAGGCGATGGGTGGTGAGGCCAAGGCGTTTGACGAGATCGATAACGCTCCTGAAGAGAAGGCACGTGGCATAACGATCGCCACCTCACACGTAGAGTACGAGTCGGTTAACCGCCACTATGCGCACGTTGACTGCCCCGGCCATGCTGACTACGTCAAGAACATGATCACCGGTGCAGCGCAGATGGATGGCGCGATCCTGGTCTGCTCAGCTGCTGATGGCCCAATGCCTCAGACCCGTGAGCACATCCTGCTCTCGCGTCAGGTTGGCGTACCTTATATTGTTGTCTTCATGAACAAGGCCGACATGGTCGATGATGAAGAGCTGCTGGAGCTGGTAGAGATGGAGATCCGCGATCTTCTCTCAAGCTACGAATTCCCAGGCGACGACACCCCTATTATTACCGGTTCAGCGCTCAAGGCGCTTGAGGGTGATACCACAGAGATCGGCGCACCTTCAATCGTCAAGCTGGTTGAGGCGATGGACAGCTACTTCCCACAGCCTGAGCGTGCAGTAGATGGTGACTTCCTGATGCCGGTTGAGGATGTCTTCTCAATCTCCGGTCGTGGCACCGTAGTTACCGGCCGTATCGAGCGTGGCATCGTCAAGGTCGGTGAAGAGCTTGAGATTGTTGGTATCAAGGACACCGCCAAGACCACCTGTACCGGTGTTGAGATGTTCCGCAAGCTGCTTGACGAAGGTCAGGCGGGTGACAACGTCGGCGTACTGCTGCGTGGTACCAAGCGTGAAGAGGTTGAGCGTGGTCAGGTACTGGCCAAGCCCGGTTCAATTACCCCGCACACCAAATTTGAGGCTGAGGTCTACGTGCTGAGCAAGGATGAGGGTGGTCGACACACTCCATTCTTCAACGGATATCGTCCCCAGTTCTACTTCCGCACCACTGATGTAACGGGTGCTTGTGATCTTCCAGAAGGTATCGAAATGGTCATGCCGGGTGACAACGTCAAGATGACGGTCAGCCTGATTGCCCCGATTGCGATGGAAGATGGTCTGCGCTTCGCGATTCGTGAAGGTGGTCGTACCGTAGGTGCGGGTGTTGTAGCTAAGATTATTGAGTGATTGAGATGACTAATCAGAGAATTCGTATCCGTTTAAAGGCTTTTGATCATCGTCTGATCGATCAGTCAGCTCGTGAAATTGTAGAGACCGCAAAGCGTACCGGAGCACAGGTTCGTGGCCCGATTCCTCTGCCTACCAAGATGGAGCGTTTCACCGTTCTGATCTCTCCGCACGTTAATAAGGATGCACGAGATCAGTATGAGATTCGTACTCACAAGCGCCTGATGGATATTGTCGATCCTACTGACAAGACCGTAGACGCGCTGATGAAGCTCGATTTGGCGGCAGGCGTTGATGTTCAGATTAAACTGAACTGATTCGAAGAAGATTAGAGTAAGAGGATTCTTAGCATGGCAATCGGAATAGTCGGTCGCAAAGCTGGTATGACCCGCGTATTCACAGAAGAGGGTGTTTCTATCCCCGTCACTGTGATCGAGGTTGAACCAAATCGTATTTCACAGATTAAAACTGTTGAGAGTGATGGCTATCGCGCGATTCAGTTAACAGCCGGTTCGCGCCGCGCGTCTCGTGTAACCAAGGCGATGGCAGGTCACTTTGCCAAAGCTGGTGTCGAGGCTGGTCGAGGTGTTTGGGAGTTCACGCTTGCTGATGGCGAAGGTGATGATCTTGAAACCGGCGGCGAGCTTAAGGTGGGTCGCTTTGAGGCGGGGCAGATGGTTGATGTGACCGGTACCAGTATTGGTAAGGGTTTCGCTGGTGGCGTTAAGCGTCACAACTTCAAGATGCAGGATGCCACTCATGGTAACTCCATCTCTCACCGTGCGCCTGGCTCGATCGGTCAGAACCAAACCCCTGGACGTGTTTTCAAGGGTAAGAAGATGGCCGGTCATATGGGTAGTGTGCGCACCACCACGCAGAACCTTGAGGTTGTACGTGTTGATGAAGAGCGCAACCTGATTCTAGTTAAGGGTGCAGTTCCTGGTTCGAAGGGCGGTGATGTAATCGTGTTGCCCGCCGTCAAGACCCGTTCCTGAGGAGATATCGATGGAGCTTCAAGTAAAAAATTCTGATGGCGCAGCCTCAATTGAGGTTGCAGATAGTACTTTTGATCAGCCATTTAATGAGACTCTGATCCATCAAGTGGTCATTGCGCATATGGCTGGAGCCCGCGCTGGCACTAAGGCTCAGAAGAATCGTTCTGATGTTTCTGGTGGTGGTGCAAAACCCTGGAGACAAAAGGGGACAGGCCGCGCAAGATCTGGTACTATACGCAGCCCGATTTGGCGAAGCGGTGGTGTGACCTTTGCTGCACGTCCGCGTGACTTCTCGCAAAAGGTCAACAAAAAGATGTATCGCGGTGCAATCCGCTCGATTCTCTCTGAGCTACTGCGTCAGGAGAGGTTGGTTGTAGTTGGTAGCTTCACTGTTGATGCGCCAAAGACCAAGCAGATGGTTGAAAAGTTGAAGGGTTTAGATTGTGAGAAGGCGCTGATCGTAAGCGAGGCACCCGATGACAATCTCTATCTTGCTGCGCGCAATCTTTATGGTGTGGCTGTTACGGACGTGGCGGGTGTTGATCCAGTCAGTTTGGTTAATTTCGATAAGGTGGTCATGACAGTTGACGCCTTACGTATGGTTGAAGGGTGGTTGTCATGAATCAGGAAAAACTGATGCAGGTGCTGCTGGGGCCGATTGTCTCAGAGAAAAGCACAATGATTGCCGACCAGCATCAGCAGTTTGCATTTCGTGTGCGAAAGGATGCAGACAAGGCCGCTATTAAAAGCGCCGTTGAGCTGATGTTTGAGGTGAAGGTTGCCAAGGTTAACGTTGCCAATGTTAAGGGTAAGGTTAAGCGCTTTGGTCAGCGTTTTGGTCAGCGTTCAGATTGGAAGAAGGCTTACATTACGCTTGAGCCTGGTCAGGATATCGATTTCCTGGGTGCCGAATAACTTCGGTCAGATAATAGAAATACAGAACAGAAGATTGCAGTAAGGATTTGATATGGCTCTCGTAAAGGCAAAACCGACATCTCCTGGACGCCGCTTCGTCGTCAAGGTTGTAACGCCGGGTCTTCACCGTGGCGAACCGCATAAGCCGTTGCTCGATAAGAAGAGCAAGAATGGTGGTCGTAATAATAATGGTCGTATTACGACTCGTCATCGCGGTGGTGGTCACAAGCAGCGTTATCGTCTTGTTGATTTCAAGCGGAATAAAGATGGTATCGATGCCCGTGTCGAGCGTCTTGAGTACGATCCAAACCGTAGTGCGCATCTTGCGCTGCTGCTCTATGCAGATGGTGAGCGTCGTTACGTGATCGCACCGAAGGGTGTTGAGGCCGGTGAAGTGCTGCGTTCGGGTGATGATGCGCCGATCAAGCCCGGCAACACGCTTCCGTTGCGCAACATGCCAATGGGTTCTCTGGTGCACTGCATCGAGATGAAGCCAGGTAAGGGCGCGCAAATTGCACGTTCTGCTGGCACCTCGGCTCAGTTGGTTGCTCGAGAAGGTATCTACGCCACATTGAGGCTCCGCTCTGGTGAGATGCGCAAGGTACATGCTGAGTGTCGTGCGACCCTCGGTGAGGTTGGAAATAGCGAGCATTCGCTGCGCTCTCTGGGTAAGGCCGGTGCAACACGCTGGCGCGGTGTTCGTCCTACCGTTCGTGGTGTGGTTATGAACCCGGTAGATCACCCTCATGGTGGTGGTGAAGGTCGTACCTCTGGTGGTCGTCATCCTGTTAGTCCATGGGGTATGCCAACCAAGGGTTACAAGACACGTTCAATGAAGCGCACCGATAAGATGATCGTGCGTCGTCGTAAGAAGTAAAGGATAGGGGTATCTGCTGTGCCGCGTTCAATTAAAAAGGGTCCATTTGTAGATCTGCATCTGGCGAAGAAGGTCGATGAGGCTGTTGCTACTAACAACCGTCGTCCGATTAAGACCTGGTCAAGAAGATCTATGGTGTTGCCGGAGATGGTTGGTCTGACAATCGCGGTCCACAACGGTCGGCAGCATATGCCGATTCTGATTAACGAAAACATGGTTGGCCATAAGTTGGGTGAGTTCGCACTGACCCGGACCTATAAAGGTCACATTGCCGACAAGAAGAGCAAGTAAGAGGTCTGGGTATGGAGCAAGTTACTGCCAAAATGCAATATGCGCGGATCTCCCCGCAGAAGTGTCGTCTGGTTGCTGACCAGATTCGCGGTCTGCCGGTTGAGCAAGCACTGAATGTACTTTCATTTAGCCCCAAAAAGGGTGCCGATCTAGTTAAGAAAGTACTCGATTCTGCCATCGCGAACGCTGAGCACAATTCAGGTATGGATATTGATGAGCTTTTTGTTAGCACCATCTTTATCGATGAGGCGCCTACATTTAAGCGTTTTCGTGCACGTGCCAAAGGCCGTGGTGATCGTATTATCAAGCGTACCAGCCATATCACTGTACGTGTCGCAGAAAAGTAAATTCGAGAGAGAATTGTAATGGGACAGAAGGTACATCCAACAGGTATTCGCCTCGGCATCGTTAAAGATTGGACGTCGAAGTGGTATGCGGACAGCAAGAACTACGCAGAATTCTTGAATACGGATCTGCGCGTTCGTGACTTCCTGAAAAAGAAGCTGGCTCACGCATCTGTTAGCCGTATTCAGATTGACCGCCCGGCGCGTAATGCGCATATCACCATCCATACCGCTCGTCCCGGTATCGTAATTGGTAAGAAGGGTGAGGATATTGAGGTTCTGCGTAAAGAAGTCTCTGAGCAGATGGGTATCCCTGTCCACATCAATATCGAAGAGATTCGCAAGCCTGAGCTCGATGCAACGCTGGTTGCAGAAAATATCGCTCAACAGCTTGAAAAGCGTATTATGTTCCGCCGTGCAATGAAGCGTGCAGTGACAAATACCATGCGTCTCGGTGCTCAGGGCATCAAGATCAATGTTGGTGGCCGATTGAATGGTGCTGAAATCGCTCGCAGCGAGTGGTATCGCGAGGGTCGTGTTCCACTACACACCCTGCGTGCTGATATCGACTACGGTACCGCAGAGGCCAATACCACCTACGGAATCATTGGTGTGAAGGTGTGGATCTTCAAGGGTGAAGTGTTTGGTTGGGGCGAGACTGAGTCTGAGACCGAAACCAGCAAGAACGCTGCACCTGCTGCCAAGTAATTAGTAAAGAGAATTTACGAGATGCTACAGCCAAAACGTACAAAGTTCCGCAAGCAGCACAAGGGTCGCAATCGCGGTCTGGCTACTCGTGGTGACAAAATTAGCTTCGGTGAGTTTGGTCTGAAGGCCACATCGCGCGGACGCATTACTGCACGCCAGATTGAGGCTGCTCGACGTACCATTACACGTCACGTAAAACGTGGCGGTAAGTTGTGGATACGTCTGTTCCCTGACAAACCAATTACCAAAAAGCCTATTGAGGTTCGTATGGGTAAAGGTAAGGGTAATGTGGAGTACTGGATCTCTCAGATTCAACCAGGACGCGTCCTGTATGAAATTGAAGGTGTAGATGAAACTACTGCACGTGAGGCATTTAAGCTTGCTGCAGCAAAGCTTCCAGTTAAAACAACATTTGTAAGTCGTACGGTGATCTGATGAGTGCGAATGAACTTCGTAGTAAGGGTGTGGATGAGCTAAACCAGGATCTTCTGGAGCTCCGCCGCGAACAGTTTAATCTGCGTATGCAGCAGGGCACAGGCCAGTCGCCACGCCCACACCTATTTAAGAAGAATCGTCGTGATATCTCGCGTATCAAGACCGTTCTGAATGAAAAGAAAAGAGCAGGTGATGCGTCATGAGTGAAGAGAATAAGGTCTCCCGTACTGTTTCTGGCCGCGTAGTCAGCGACAAGATGGATAAGAGCATCACCGTAATGATCGAGCGTCAGGTCAAGCACCCGCTCTATGGGAAATTCATCAAGCGCAGCACCAAACTGCATGCTCATGATGAGAGCAATGAGTGCGCGATTGGTGATTTGGTAGTTATCGAGCAGTGTCGTCCGCTTTCAAAATCGAAGACCTGGCGTCTCGTTGAAATTGTGGATAAGGCTGTACAGGCCTAGGTCAACAGAAGAAGTATAGGCGGATTGAATCATGATTCAGATGCAGACAGTTTTGGACGTGGCCGACAACAGTGGTGCTCGTCGTGTGATGTGTATCAAGGTGCTGGGTGGCTCTAAGCGTCGTTATGCCAGAATCGGTGACGTTATTAAAGTCAGCGTAAAAGAGGCTAACCCACGCGGTAAGGTTAAGAAGGGTGATGTATATAATGCAGTAGTTGTACGTACTGCCAAAGGCGTACGTCGTACTGATGGTTCCATCATTCGTTTTGATGGTAATGCTGCAGTACTACTGAATACACAACATCAGCCAATCGGTACGCGTATCTTTGGCCCCGTAACCCGCGAGCTGCGTAGCGAGAAGTTTATGAAGATCGTTTCACTCGCTCCAGAAGTACTTTAATTTAGAAGGTTGTTGTCATGCGTAGGATTAAAAAAGGTGACGAAGTCATCGTAACCACGGGTAAGGACAAGGGCCGTCGTGGAAATGTGCTGCAGGTTCGTGATGACAGTCGCGTGCTGGTGGACGGTATCAACATGGTCAAGCGCCATACTAAGGGCAATCCACAGGCCGGACAGGCTGGTGGCATCATCGAAAAAGAGATGCCGATCCAGGTCTCGAACGTCATGCTCTTTAATGCCGAGACTGGCAAGGGTGACCGTGTAGGCATCCGTACTCTGGAGGACGGACGTAAAGTGCGCTTCTTCAAGTCGAACAACGAAGTTATTGACGTTTAAATCGGATAGAATAATGGCCAGATTTCAAGAGTATTATCGTGAGTCCGTCGTGCCTCAGCTCAAGGAGAAACTTGAGGGTGCGAATGCGATGGAAATTCCACGTATAACCAAGATCACGCTGAACATGGGTCTTGGTGAAGCGATTGGCGATAAGAAAGTCGTCGAACACGCAGTAGCAGACATGATCAAGATTGCAGGTCAGAAGCCTGTAGTCACTCACGCTAGAAAATCGGTTGCCGGTTTTAAGGTTCGTGAAGAGTGGCCAATCGGTTGTAAGGTTACCCTTCGCCGTGAGCGCATGTATGAGTTTCTTGATCGCCTGATCACCATCGCTATACCACGTATTCGTGACTTCCGGGGTCTTAACGGTAAGTCATTCGATGGTCGTGGAAACTACAGCATGGGTGTTCGTGAGCAGATCATCTTCCCGGAGATCGACTATGACAAGATCGATGCACTCCGTGGTATGGATATTACGATCACTACGTCAGCGCGTACTGATGAAGAGGGACGTGCGCTTCTCGAAGCGTTTAACTTCCCGTTCAAGAACTGAGGATTGATTAATGGCTAAAGTAAGCATGATCGAGCGCGAAACAAAGCGTGCCAAATGTGTAGCAAAGTATGCAGACAAGCGTGCTGCACTCAAGGCAATTATTAACAATCCTGAGACGAGCTATGAGGAGATGATGGCAGCACAGGCCAA harbors:
- the rplN gene encoding 50S ribosomal protein L14 — translated: MIQMQTVLDVADNSGARRVMCIKVLGGSKRRYARIGDVIKVSVKEANPRGKVKKGDVYNAVVVRTAKGVRRTDGSIIRFDGNAAVLLNTQHQPIGTRIFGPVTRELRSEKFMKIVSLAPEVL
- the rplB gene encoding 50S ribosomal protein L2, with amino-acid sequence MALVKAKPTSPGRRFVVKVVTPGLHRGEPHKPLLDKKSKNGGRNNNGRITTRHRGGGHKQRYRLVDFKRNKDGIDARVERLEYDPNRSAHLALLLYADGERRYVIAPKGVEAGEVLRSGDDAPIKPGNTLPLRNMPMGSLVHCIEMKPGKGAQIARSAGTSAQLVAREGIYATLRLRSGEMRKVHAECRATLGEVGNSEHSLRSLGKAGATRWRGVRPTVRGVVMNPVDHPHGGGEGRTSGGRHPVSPWGMPTKGYKTRSMKRTDKMIVRRRKK
- the rplE gene encoding 50S ribosomal protein L5 — encoded protein: MARFQEYYRESVVPQLKEKLEGANAMEIPRITKITLNMGLGEAIGDKKVVEHAVADMIKIAGQKPVVTHARKSVAGFKVREEWPIGCKVTLRRERMYEFLDRLITIAIPRIRDFRGLNGKSFDGRGNYSMGVREQIIFPEIDYDKIDALRGMDITITTSARTDEEGRALLEAFNFPFKN
- the rpsS gene encoding 30S ribosomal protein S19; protein product: MPRSIKKGPFVDLHLAKKVDEAVATNNRRPIKTWSRRSMVLPEMVGLTIAVHNGRQHMPILINENMVGHKLGEFALTRTYKGHIADKKSK
- the fusA gene encoding elongation factor G, whose protein sequence is MAHIDAGKTTATERVLFYTGVSHKIGEVHDGAATMDWMEQEQERGITITSAATTCFWSGMDKQFPEHRVNIIDTPGHVDFTIEVERSLRVLDGAVAVFCAVGGVQPQSETVWRQANKYHVPRLVFVNKMDRSGADFLRVVEQIKERLKANPVPIVLNIGAEENFKGVVDLIRNQAIYWSEDDMGVTYEAKEMPADLKGLAAEWRETMVEAAAEASEELMDRYLDSGELSEEEIRQGLRIRTLSNEIVPALCGTAFKNKGIQRVLDAVVELMPSPADVPPITGLLDDAAQSQGSRKSSDDEPFAALAFKIATDPFVGTLSFFRVYSGVINSGDTVFNPVKGKKERIGRIVQMHANSREEIKEVLAGDIAAAVGLKDVTTGDTLCDISNVITLERMEFPEPVISVAIEPRTKPDQEKMGVALQKLAQEDPSFRVHTDEETGQTIISGMGELHLEIIVDRMKREFSVDANVGTPQVAYRETIRKPVEAEGKFVRQSGGRGQYGHVWLKLEPLERGAGYEFVNDIVGGVVPKEFIGAIDKGIQEQVANGVIAGYPVVDVKVTLYDGSYHDVDSNEMAFKIAASMGFKSGAASADPALLEPIMQVEVETPEENMGDVIGDLNRRRGMVHGMEDSPAGKKVNAEVPLAEMFGYATDLRSATQGRATYSMEFSKYNEAPNNVADAIIKKVS
- the rplV gene encoding 50S ribosomal protein L22, with protein sequence MEQVTAKMQYARISPQKCRLVADQIRGLPVEQALNVLSFSPKKGADLVKKVLDSAIANAEHNSGMDIDELFVSTIFIDEAPTFKRFRARAKGRGDRIIKRTSHITVRVAEK
- the rpmC gene encoding 50S ribosomal protein L29 — translated: MSANELRSKGVDELNQDLLELRREQFNLRMQQGTGQSPRPHLFKKNRRDISRIKTVLNEKKRAGDAS
- the rplD gene encoding 50S ribosomal protein L4, whose product is MELQVKNSDGAASIEVADSTFDQPFNETLIHQVVIAHMAGARAGTKAQKNRSDVSGGGAKPWRQKGTGRARSGTIRSPIWRSGGVTFAARPRDFSQKVNKKMYRGAIRSILSELLRQERLVVVGSFTVDAPKTKQMVEKLKGLDCEKALIVSEAPDDNLYLAARNLYGVAVTDVAGVDPVSLVNFDKVVMTVDALRMVEGWLS
- the tuf gene encoding elongation factor Tu gives rise to the protein MSKEKFERTKPHVNVGTIGHVDHGKTTLTAAITKVMAEAMGGEAKAFDEIDNAPEEKARGITIATSHVEYESVNRHYAHVDCPGHADYVKNMITGAAQMDGAILVCSAADGPMPQTREHILLSRQVGVPYIVVFMNKADMVDDEELLELVEMEIRDLLSSYEFPGDDTPIITGSALKALEGDTTEIGAPSIVKLVEAMDSYFPQPERAVDGDFLMPVEDVFSISGRGTVVTGRIERGIVKVGEELEIVGIKDTAKTTCTGVEMFRKLLDEGQAGDNVGVLLRGTKREEVERGQVLAKPGSITPHTKFEAEVYVLSKDEGGRHTPFFNGYRPQFYFRTTDVTGACDLPEGIEMVMPGDNVKMTVSLIAPIAMEDGLRFAIREGGRTVGAGVVAKIIE
- the rpsJ gene encoding 30S ribosomal protein S10, which translates into the protein MTNQRIRIRLKAFDHRLIDQSAREIVETAKRTGAQVRGPIPLPTKMERFTVLISPHVNKDARDQYEIRTHKRLMDIVDPTDKTVDALMKLDLAAGVDVQIKLN
- the rpsQ gene encoding 30S ribosomal protein S17; translation: MSEENKVSRTVSGRVVSDKMDKSITVMIERQVKHPLYGKFIKRSTKLHAHDESNECAIGDLVVIEQCRPLSKSKTWRLVEIVDKAVQA
- the rplC gene encoding 50S ribosomal protein L3 yields the protein MAIGIVGRKAGMTRVFTEEGVSIPVTVIEVEPNRISQIKTVESDGYRAIQLTAGSRRASRVTKAMAGHFAKAGVEAGRGVWEFTLADGEGDDLETGGELKVGRFEAGQMVDVTGTSIGKGFAGGVKRHNFKMQDATHGNSISHRAPGSIGQNQTPGRVFKGKKMAGHMGSVRTTTQNLEVVRVDEERNLILVKGAVPGSKGGDVIVLPAVKTRS
- the rpsC gene encoding 30S ribosomal protein S3 — encoded protein: MGQKVHPTGIRLGIVKDWTSKWYADSKNYAEFLNTDLRVRDFLKKKLAHASVSRIQIDRPARNAHITIHTARPGIVIGKKGEDIEVLRKEVSEQMGIPVHINIEEIRKPELDATLVAENIAQQLEKRIMFRRAMKRAVTNTMRLGAQGIKINVGGRLNGAEIARSEWYREGRVPLHTLRADIDYGTAEANTTYGIIGVKVWIFKGEVFGWGETESETETSKNAAPAAK
- the rplW gene encoding 50S ribosomal protein L23; amino-acid sequence: MNQEKLMQVLLGPIVSEKSTMIADQHQQFAFRVRKDADKAAIKSAVELMFEVKVAKVNVANVKGKVKRFGQRFGQRSDWKKAYITLEPGQDIDFLGAE
- the rplX gene encoding 50S ribosomal protein L24 translates to MRRIKKGDEVIVTTGKDKGRRGNVLQVRDDSRVLVDGINMVKRHTKGNPQAGQAGGIIEKEMPIQVSNVMLFNAETGKGDRVGIRTLEDGRKVRFFKSNNEVIDV
- the rplP gene encoding 50S ribosomal protein L16, producing the protein MLQPKRTKFRKQHKGRNRGLATRGDKISFGEFGLKATSRGRITARQIEAARRTITRHVKRGGKLWIRLFPDKPITKKPIEVRMGKGKGNVEYWISQIQPGRVLYEIEGVDETTAREAFKLAAAKLPVKTTFVSRTVI